ATTCCTGTTATTACAAAAGTAGAAATGCTTGGTGCAGTTCAATATATTGATGAAATATGCAATGTTTCTGATGGAATTATGGTTGCTCGCGGTGACTTAGGTGTTGAATGTGGATTTGCTAATGTTGCAGCATACCAAAAAAAGATTATTGAAACAGCCTTAAGCAAAGGAAAGCCAGTCATTGTAGCAACCCAAATGCTCGATTCTATGATTGAACATCGAAGACCAACCAAAGCAGAAGTGTGCGATGTTGCCAACGCGGTGTTTGATCACGCCGATGCAACAATGCTTTCTGGAGAAAGTGCTTCTGGTAAATATCCTGAGTTAGCTGTTGCAACAATGCGCAACATTCTAGATCGCGTTGATAAAAGTAAAAGAATAGCGCCTCTCGAACAAATTCCATTAACTATCCAAGAAGCAGAATCTTCTGCAGAAGTTTTTGCACGAACAACTGTAGAGTTGGCTGAAAAAATGAATGCAACTGCAATTATTTGTTTAACATTAACAGGAAGTATGGCGCGCTATGTCGCAAAATTTCGCCCACAAACTCCCGTTATTGCATTTAGTCCAAGACCCGATGTGGTTCGCAAGCTCAGTTTAGTGCGCGGTGTTTTAGGCGTTTTAAATAATATTTTTTATGATACTGATACTGCTTTTTCAGAAATTGCAAAATATCTTGCTAAAGAAGGCTACGTTAAAGAGGGGGATCTGTTACTGATAACCGGCGGAATCCCTGTGAGCCAAATGCTCCCGACAAACACTATAAAAGTACATCGAGTGGCAAAGCTTGATCTTGCTTAATATAATTATAGGTAAGAGCGAAGACCTAAAGCATTGCGCGCTCGCTGCGTAACAGAGTCCGCATAGCGTTTTGCATTTTGGTAGCCTGGCTGTAACAATTCGCGAACCTCGGAATAATGATTGCAGTAGTACTCATACAATTCTCGTTTTGTTCCAAACACACGTTCATGCTCATCAACAAAATCTTTTTTTGCGTGACCATAGCCATATCCAAACCCTTTTTCCAATCGATCCTTCATATAGTTGATAGCTTCTGTTGACGCAAACGTTTTGAATATTTGAAAAATCAAACAATCATCTGGGTTTTTGGGTTCGTCTAAGGTTTTAGAATCAGTTTTAATTTCTTTTACCTTTTTTTCGAGTTCTTTTTTAGTTGTAAAAATAGGTATTGTATTATTATAGCTTTTGCTCATTTTCCGATCGCCATCAATACCTAGTAATAAAGGTACGTCTTGAATAATAGGCGTCGGTTCAATAAATACATCTGTTGCAGTTAAGTTGTTAAATAATTTTACCATATCAGAGGCATACTCGAGATGCTGTGATTGATCCTTACCAACAGGAACATATTGACTGTCAAAAGTGACAATATCGGCGCTCATTAAGGATGGGTAAAAAAACAAACCTGCAGTTGGCTGTTTCCCATTTGCAATCGCATCTTTATATGCGTGGGAGCGCTCTAACTGACCAACCGCTGTTGCACAGGATAGGTACCACGCGTTTTCTTGAATTTGTCTAAAGTCACTTTGTAAAATAATTGCGTTTTTTGAAATTTCAAAACCAAGAGCAAGGTAAATGGATATCAAAGGGTGTGTCAATTGTCCTGGCTTCGCAATTTCTCTCTTATTTGTCAAACCATGCCAATCGACGCACATTAAAATAACTTCATTTTTAGAATCTTTTGACAGCTCAATACAAGGTTTCACGGATCCAAAATAATTGCCAAGATGAACCTCACCAGTTGGCTTTACACCAGTTAAAAATCTTTTTTTTTCACTTAAAGTTTTTTGGATAGGTTTATTTGTCACATTTAGATCGAATTCTTGCATTTTAAGGAGACTCCTAAGTTCTTTAAAAAACTGAAAATACAGACAATACCAATATCATGTTAAAATTTTATTTACAATCCAGTGCATCTTTCAAAAAAAAATGGTAAGCAATAAAAGCTTCCTTTTTCCTATTTTTTGTCGTAAAGGCTATTGACCACAGGGGAAAAGTTGACACTGATGGGGATTGTGTTTGTCCAGAAGAATGTGAAAAAATAGAACTATAAAGTTCTTGCTAGCTATCTATAAGAGGGTAATTATGACTCTAACCAAAGACAAGATTGTCGAATTAATTCGTTCCAAGACTCAGTTTTCTTCACAAGAAGCAAAGAACTTGGTGGAAAGTATTTTAGAATCCATTAAATCTAAACTTGAAAATGGTGAAGAAGTTAAAATTTCCGGTTTTGGAAAATGGGTCGTACGTGAAAAGAGAAGTCGTCCAGGGAGAAATCCTCATACAGGACAACGTATTGAAATCTCTGCGCGTAGAGTGGTGACCTTCCATCCTTCCGAGAAACTAAGAGAGGCTGTTAATAATGCTGACCTAGATGATAGTAAGGTTGTAATGGCAGGTACTCACGAAGATGACTACAACGAATAAAAGAAATAATTAAATTATTTCTTTTTTGCAGAAGCTTTTTTAGCGACTCCAACTCTTTCTTTTAAAGATTTTGCAACACGAAAACTAATTTTCTTTGAAGCAGGTATTTTAATTTCTTCGCCTGTTTGAGGATTACGACCTTTGCGTGCTGCACGATCTTTACAAGTCAAAATTCCAACTTTATCAATACGAACCTTATGTCCTCCAGCAACATTATCTTCAATCGCTTCTAAGAATGCGGAGATAACTTCTTTCGTAATTTTTTTAGGTAACTGATCAAAACGCGCTGAAACATCAGCAATGATTGCGCTAGTAGGAACTGTTGTGATTGAACTTTTTGTCTTTGCCATAATATAAAACTCCATGTGTTAATTAAAGACACCGATTACCCGGAAATTTGTATTTACATTTCATTCGCTCATAATGCAAGATTTGCAGTAAAAAAATCTGATCCAATTTACCGAAAAGAAAATTCACAGTAGTTTATTAAAACAAAATTCTATTGGCGAGTACCAGAAAAGAAAGGCTGAACTAGAGAAGATTACAATAAATTAGGACAAGCGATAAACATGAATCTTTCTTCTTTAATATTAAAATATTTTTTTCCCTACGCCGACAAAAAGGAGTTTAATAAGTGGGCAACTTTTACATTAAGCGCTGCTGTAGATTTTCTCGAAAATAAAGATGGACAAAAACTCCATGAATACATTTCTCCAAATGATATTGCAAAATTATTTCAAGATTTTTTGATTCCTGAAAAAGGTAAAGATTTATTTGATGTTTTATCTGAAACAATGAATCATATCGTTAAAAACTCAGTTAAAGTTTCGCATCCTTTTTATATTGGACATATGACAGGTGCATGCCCAAATTTTACAATATTATGCGATCTCATCATAAGTTTTCTTAATCAAAACGTAGTTAAAATAGAAACAGCGCTTTCAGCAACATATGTTGAACGCCAAATACTTAACTGGATGCACAATTTAATTTATAAAAATAAAAAATTTTTAAACAAAAAAATTTTTGAAGATTCTAATTATTTTCTTGGCAGTTTTTGTAGTGGAGGAACTATAGGTAATATTACCGCATTGTTAGTTGCAAGAAATAAATTATTTCCAAGTATTCATAAAGACGGCGTTAATACGGCATTTAAAAAAAGTGGTTGTAAAAAAGCTGTTGTACTTGTGAGCTCTCGCGGACATTACTCAATCAAAAAGGCTGCTGCAATTCTTGGTATTGGCGAAAAAAACGTAATACCAATACCTTGCCATAGAGATAGTAATAATATAGACATTAGAAAATTAGACGACACAATTAAAAAATTAA
This region of Spirobacillus cienkowskii genomic DNA includes:
- the pyk gene encoding pyruvate kinase; translation: MYSGASSSTKDMISKLIDAGMNVARLNFSHGEHATHAANIATIRELSKEKNIPIAILQDLQGPKIRTGKLKEGGLQLKKGQTVTLRYAAEQTTLDFIPIDYRELSTDVKIGARILLDDGLLAMKITDIKGSDVECEVIHGGYLKSRKGVNFPECHLSIPATTEKDIKDLLFGVAQGVDYIALSFVQTPTDILKLKQMLRALGADIPVITKVEMLGAVQYIDEICNVSDGIMVARGDLGVECGFANVAAYQKKIIETALSKGKPVIVATQMLDSMIEHRRPTKAEVCDVANAVFDHADATMLSGESASGKYPELAVATMRNILDRVDKSKRIAPLEQIPLTIQEAESSAEVFARTTVELAEKMNATAIICLTLTGSMARYVAKFRPQTPVIAFSPRPDVVRKLSLVRGVLGVLNNIFYDTDTAFSEIAKYLAKEGYVKEGDLLLITGGIPVSQMLPTNTIKVHRVAKLDLA
- the trpS gene encoding tryptophan--tRNA ligase; translated protein: MQEFDLNVTNKPIQKTLSEKKRFLTGVKPTGEVHLGNYFGSVKPCIELSKDSKNEVILMCVDWHGLTNKREIAKPGQLTHPLISIYLALGFEISKNAIILQSDFRQIQENAWYLSCATAVGQLERSHAYKDAIANGKQPTAGLFFYPSLMSADIVTFDSQYVPVGKDQSQHLEYASDMVKLFNNLTATDVFIEPTPIIQDVPLLLGIDGDRKMSKSYNNTIPIFTTKKELEKKVKEIKTDSKTLDEPKNPDDCLIFQIFKTFASTEAINYMKDRLEKGFGYGYGHAKKDFVDEHERVFGTKRELYEYYCNHYSEVRELLQPGYQNAKRYADSVTQRARNALGLRSYL
- a CDS encoding integration host factor subunit alpha codes for the protein MTLTKDKIVELIRSKTQFSSQEAKNLVESILESIKSKLENGEEVKISGFGKWVVREKRSRPGRNPHTGQRIEISARRVVTFHPSEKLREAVNNADLDDSKVVMAGTHEDDYNE
- a CDS encoding HU family DNA-binding protein, which translates into the protein MAKTKSSITTVPTSAIIADVSARFDQLPKKITKEVISAFLEAIEDNVAGGHKVRIDKVGILTCKDRAARKGRNPQTGEEIKIPASKKISFRVAKSLKERVGVAKKASAKKK